In one Pseudomonas sp. 31-12 genomic region, the following are encoded:
- a CDS encoding RidA family protein produces the protein MQTIERIHTNPRMSQIVIHGKTVYLAGQVGDPDHDVADQARDALARIDALLEEAGSSRKQLLQTTIWLADMADFKAMNAVWDAWIPAGHAPARACGEAKLADPRLLVEIIVCAAKG, from the coding sequence ATGCAAACCATCGAGCGTATACACACAAACCCGCGCATGAGCCAGATTGTCATCCACGGCAAGACCGTGTACCTGGCCGGGCAAGTCGGCGACCCCGATCATGACGTCGCCGATCAGGCCCGTGACGCGCTGGCGCGGATCGACGCCTTGCTCGAAGAAGCCGGGTCGTCCAGAAAACAGCTGCTGCAAACCACGATTTGGCTGGCTGACATGGCGGATTTCAAAGCGATGAACGCGGTGTGGGATGCCTGGATACCCGCAGGCCACGCACCGGCCCGCGCCTGTGGTGAGGCGAAACTGGCGGATCCGCGGTTGTTGGTGGAAATCATTGTCTGTGCGGCGAAGGGCTGA
- a CDS encoding DUF2388 domain-containing protein, with protein sequence MRRLIIISSFMLCLPFGSAFAKVDAGDVATSAGVSASLYSTFKDHKLAIPARDDASSFVASGGTIRGVYLESVLNQIRQENPGLKASDEELARAILIREGVAAGQ encoded by the coding sequence ATGCGCCGTCTGATTATCATTTCTTCATTCATGTTGTGTTTGCCCTTCGGTTCGGCCTTCGCCAAAGTGGACGCAGGCGATGTCGCCACCTCTGCGGGGGTTTCCGCATCGCTGTACTCGACGTTCAAGGACCACAAACTGGCGATTCCCGCCCGCGATGACGCCTCCAGCTTCGTTGCCAGTGGCGGTACGATTCGCGGTGTGTACCTGGAGTCGGTGTTGAACCAGATTCGCCAGGAAAATCCCGGACTCAAAGCCAGCGACGAAGAACTGGCTAGAGCCATCCTGATCCGGGAAGGCGTTGCTGCCGGCCAATGA
- a CDS encoding pyridoxal-phosphate dependent enzyme, protein MLHIRTPLILHPGLSTPTRRIWLKLENLQPSGSFKLRGMGLLCSQAKAQGKRKVVCPSGGNAGFATAMAAAALGLKACIVVPHTTPETTRARIRKTGAEVIVHGKVWDEANQRAKELSQDADTEYVPAFDHPVLWEGHSTLIDEVLEDCPQVDAMVTSVGGGGLLAGLLTGLIRHNRMDCRIITCETQGAASFAAAIEAGHPVRLARIDTVATSLGAAKVAAWPVQHLLDFPYECVVLSDDEAIMGVVRYANDLRQLVEPACGVSLAVAYLDHPAIAAAHDVVIVVCGGVSISAQLVAGWARLPAG, encoded by the coding sequence ATGCTTCACATCAGAACGCCCTTGATTCTGCACCCAGGCCTGTCAACGCCGACCCGGCGCATCTGGCTCAAGCTGGAAAACCTGCAACCCAGCGGCTCGTTCAAATTGCGTGGCATGGGCCTTCTGTGCAGTCAGGCAAAGGCGCAGGGCAAGCGCAAAGTCGTGTGTCCTTCCGGTGGCAACGCCGGTTTTGCCACCGCCATGGCCGCCGCTGCCCTCGGGCTCAAAGCCTGCATTGTCGTGCCGCACACCACCCCGGAAACCACCCGCGCCAGGATCAGGAAAACCGGCGCTGAGGTGATCGTTCACGGCAAAGTCTGGGACGAGGCCAATCAACGGGCCAAAGAGCTTTCACAGGATGCGGATACCGAATACGTGCCAGCCTTCGATCATCCCGTGTTGTGGGAAGGGCACAGCACCCTGATCGATGAAGTGCTTGAGGATTGTCCTCAGGTCGATGCGATGGTGACGTCGGTGGGCGGCGGAGGATTGCTGGCGGGCCTGCTGACTGGATTGATCCGACACAACCGCATGGATTGCCGGATCATTACGTGCGAAACCCAAGGCGCGGCGTCCTTCGCTGCGGCTATCGAGGCTGGACATCCCGTCAGGTTGGCGCGCATCGACACCGTCGCGACATCGCTGGGCGCTGCAAAAGTGGCGGCATGGCCGGTGCAGCACCTCCTCGATTTTCCTTACGAATGTGTGGTGCTTAGTGATGACGAGGCGATCATGGGTGTTGTGCGTTACGCAAACGACCTGCGCCAGTTGGTCGAACCGGCGTGCGGTGTTTCATTGGCAGTGGCGTACCTGGACCATCCGGCGATCGCCGCAGCCCATGACGTGGTGATTGTGGTGTGTGGCGGGGTCAGCATCAGCGCGCAGTTGGTGGCCGGGTGGGCACGTTTGCCCGCGGGGTGA